The following proteins are co-located in the Ictalurus punctatus breed USDA103 chromosome 14, Coco_2.0, whole genome shotgun sequence genome:
- the fgl2a gene encoding fibrinogen-like 2a encodes MHLCVYIVLIAGHLGSEAVVSGSSGSVEKILPPESCTQVKLKPAGKCENEEECPYQITIPPLTIQLPKQFQLLKKAMTELQSMKETVKQLKSACLSCSFQRDSIGTQHRGDGGTTAPRNESSSNAIQEMQVKMNKMSNSLKNAHTQIKDLQGQVEVLSPLTEIVKEIGDKKVENISEKITKFNSNCLTECPLVNAPIHIIAPRDCSDYSVMKKMKNGVYKVTPDHRNGTFEVFCDMESNGGGWTVVQNRINGSVNFNRTWAEYKNGFGDLPGEFWLGNDRIHLLTRAKDMVLRIELEDFQGVCEYAKYDLFYVANEYLKYRLSISKYTGTAGNALHIDKDYNHDQMFFTTWDRDNDMYLSGNCGAFYGSGWWFNACMSANLNGKYYHKKYTGKRDGIFWSTWPNMPRNNLLTNTRQSFKTVKMMIRPKNYAP; translated from the exons ATGCACCTCTGCGTGTATATCGTGCTCATAGCTGGACATCTGGGATCAGAAGCTGTGGTTAGTGGTTCTTCTGGCAGTGTGGAGAAAATATTGCCCCCTGAGAGCTGCACCCAGGTGAAGCTGAAACCTGCTGGAAAGTGCGAAAATGAAGAGGAGTGCCCCTACCAGATCACCATTCCTCCTCTCACCATCCAGCTGCCCAAGCAGTTCCAGCTACTGAAGAAGGCCATGACGGAGCTACAGAGCATGAAGGAGACCGTGAAGCAACTGAAGAGTGCCTGTCTAAGCTGCAGCTTTCAAAGGGACAGTATAGGGACACAACACAGAGGAGACGGTGGAACAACAGCACCCAGAAATGAGAGTTCAAGCAATGCCATCCAAGAGATGCAAGTGAAGATGAACAAGATGTCCAACAGCCTGAAGAACGCTCATACACAGATTAAAGACCTGCAGGGACAAGTGGAGGTGCTCAGCCCCCTTACGGAAATAGTTAAGGAAATAGGGGACAAAAAGGTAGAAAACATCAGTGAAAAAATCACCAAGTTCAACAGCAACTGCTTGACCGAGTGCCCTTTAGTAAATGCACCAATAC ACATTATAGCACCTAGAGACTGCTCAGACTACAGTGtcatgaagaaaatgaaaaatggagTCTATAAGGTTACCCCTGATCACAGAAATGGGACCTTTGAGGTTTTCTGTGACATGGAGTCCAATGGTGGTGGCTGGACTGTTGTGCAGAACAGAATCAACGGCAGTGTGAATTTCAACCGCACCTGGGCAGAATATAAGAATGGCTTTGGGGACCTGCCTGGAGAGTTTTGGCTTGGAAATGACCGGATTCACCTGCTCACCAGGGCCAAGGACATGGTGTTGCGCATCGAGCTTGAGGACTtccagggtgtgtgtgagtatgcaAAGTACGACCTTTTTTATGTAGCAAACGAATACCTTAAATATCGCCTGTCCATAAGCAAATACACGGGGACTGCTGGTAACGCCCTGCATATCGACAAGGACTACAACCATGATCAGATGTTTTTCACTACGTGGGACAGAGACAACGATATGTACTTGTCAGGAAACTGTGGTGCTTTCTATGGATCTGGCTGGTGGTTCAATGCCTGTATGTCGGCTAACCTCAATGGCAAATACTACCACAAGAAGTACACAGGGAAGCGAGATGGCATTTTCTGGAGCACATGGCCCAATATGCCCAGGAACAACCTCCTGACCAACACCAGGCAATCATTCAAAACTGTCAAGATGATGATTAGGCCAAAGAATTATGCCCCATAA